One window from the genome of Synechococcus sp. PROS-7-1 encodes:
- a CDS encoding efflux RND transporter periplasmic adaptor subunit: MRRTLALTLTAATLLAGCGKPKTQAKKLLTVKTARIAEATFQPSIEAISVLESTTTVSLRPETDGRVVKVLASDGERVKAGQPILELDNVQQSAALDSAKAQARTDKLNAERYEFLYQNGAASAKQRDQYVTQAIASRDQALSDAATLGYKFVRSPIDGVVGDLDSVKLGDYVQTGQAITGIVNNSTLWTLMQIPATQSGAVKIGQKVKVASQTNPPVTGEGTVSFISPYFGISGSTSSPNALMVKATFPNLTNQLKTGQFVKSQIIVGNKQALAVPVQAVFMQAQQPFVYVTVPVSKALPKIKASASVPEKQKKKLESLPPSTQIVVQKAVELGELQNNFYPLKSGLNKGDTVVVSKTALLSNGIPVKTTN; encoded by the coding sequence GTGCGGCGAACCCTGGCGCTGACCCTCACGGCTGCGACGTTGCTCGCTGGTTGTGGCAAGCCGAAAACCCAGGCGAAGAAGCTGCTCACCGTGAAGACGGCCCGCATCGCTGAGGCCACGTTCCAGCCGAGCATTGAAGCGATCAGTGTGCTGGAGTCCACGACCACGGTGTCGCTGAGGCCTGAAACCGATGGGCGTGTGGTGAAAGTGCTGGCCAGCGACGGTGAGCGCGTGAAGGCAGGGCAGCCAATCCTCGAGCTCGACAACGTGCAGCAGAGTGCTGCGCTCGACTCAGCAAAAGCCCAAGCACGCACCGACAAGCTCAACGCTGAGCGCTACGAATTCCTCTACCAAAACGGTGCCGCCTCAGCGAAACAGCGCGACCAATACGTCACCCAGGCGATCGCATCACGCGACCAGGCCCTCTCCGACGCCGCCACCCTCGGCTACAAGTTCGTGCGTTCGCCGATCGACGGGGTGGTGGGCGACCTGGACAGCGTGAAGCTGGGGGATTACGTGCAGACCGGCCAGGCGATCACCGGCATCGTGAACAACTCCACCCTCTGGACCCTGATGCAGATCCCCGCCACGCAATCAGGTGCCGTGAAAATCGGTCAAAAGGTGAAGGTGGCGTCGCAGACCAATCCGCCGGTCACAGGCGAAGGAACGGTGAGCTTCATCTCCCCCTACTTCGGCATCAGCGGCAGCACCAGCTCTCCCAACGCTTTGATGGTGAAGGCCACCTTCCCCAATCTCACCAACCAACTCAAGACCGGCCAGTTTGTGAAGAGCCAAATCATCGTGGGGAACAAACAAGCCCTGGCCGTGCCGGTGCAGGCCGTGTTCATGCAGGCGCAGCAACCCTTCGTTTACGTCACGGTTCCGGTGAGCAAGGCCCTGCCGAAGATCAAGGCCTCCGCCTCCGTGCCAGAGAAGCAGAAGAAAAAGCTCGAGAGCCTTCCCCCCAGCACTCAAATCGTGGTGCAAAAAGCAGTGGAACTTGGTGAATTGCAGAACAATTTCTATCCACTGAAGTCAGGCCTGAACAAGGGTGACACCGTCGTTGTGAGCAAAACAGCCCTGCTCAGCAACGGCATTCCTGTGAAGACCACGAACTGA
- a CDS encoding DUF2811 domain-containing protein, whose product MPAHVSVENQMPEDLHRAMGVFIEEHPQWDQYRLVQSAIAGFLFQQGCKDRAVVQHYLSGLFHRDAGSHRVEPSC is encoded by the coding sequence ATACCGGCCCATGTGAGTGTGGAAAACCAGATGCCCGAGGATTTGCATCGCGCCATGGGGGTGTTCATCGAGGAGCACCCCCAATGGGATCAGTACCGGCTGGTGCAGTCCGCCATCGCCGGCTTCCTGTTTCAGCAGGGTTGCAAGGATCGTGCCGTGGTTCAGCACTATCTGAGCGGCCTGTTCCACCGCGACGCCGGTTCCCATCGGGTTGAGCCCTCCTGCTGA
- a CDS encoding deaminase, protein MEHEIVPLTAREVVKGNKLFGAAMLNKHDLSTIIADTNQETLNPLFHAEVQTINHYYASPREQHVAPSDVLFLATHEPCPLCSSAITWAGFDNFYYFFSHEDSRDSFKIGHDLNILKEVFKHEPGGYARENSYWTGYGICDLIENCAPSDRTAFEQRASALRDTYQQLSDLYQQGKGKGQSDDPAFIPLG, encoded by the coding sequence ATGGAGCATGAAATTGTTCCCCTCACAGCACGGGAGGTCGTCAAAGGCAACAAGCTCTTTGGCGCAGCGATGCTGAATAAGCATGATTTATCCACGATCATCGCTGACACCAATCAGGAAACATTGAATCCTTTGTTTCATGCTGAAGTGCAGACGATTAACCACTATTACGCCTCTCCAAGGGAACAGCACGTCGCGCCCAGTGATGTGTTGTTCCTTGCCACTCACGAGCCGTGCCCGCTCTGCTCGTCGGCGATCACCTGGGCTGGCTTCGACAACTTCTATTACTTTTTCAGCCACGAAGACTCGCGAGACTCCTTCAAAATCGGGCACGATCTCAACATTTTAAAGGAAGTGTTCAAACATGAGCCTGGTGGTTATGCCCGCGAGAACAGTTACTGGACGGGCTATGGCATCTGCGATCTGATTGAGAATTGCGCTCCAAGTGATCGCACCGCGTTCGAACAGCGCGCCTCGGCTTTAAGGGATACCTACCAACAATTGTCTGACCTCTACCAGCAAGGCAAGGGCAAGGGCCAATCCGACGATCCAGCTTTCATCCCTCTTGGATGA
- a CDS encoding MFS transporter translates to MASTNAANAMRPNWMQWMVVQAFFCMNLVCVIGYAIAAGDLATQLDLSPEQLGLIGGAYFVAYSLSQLVLGLLLTCVPLRPLIGGTAVMAAIGAWGMVTAGSFLSLLWARVLLGIGFGMAFVGVVHVIGRIYPKRFPLMLNISQSAANGAGALVGLFAFLPVVHTPSRLFSLCTAILLILAVLMLLLLGDLGNGTNPAPTQPQGWHAITAGLGECLGSLSFWVGTLYFLGLFSCFLALEDLWNIRFQINVFALKADLAATINAMPVIGLAFGGVISGVWAERTGLQRPARWFSVLALLMMMLLISVRLSEGVAFVVLFLLGFGLGAAPLGLAFVRQQLSERAALVASPLLLTVVFMGAGALMAGVGQELADDSVLSFSLYQEAMTAFIVPVAIAVGLGCRIRSPSHSGTTP, encoded by the coding sequence GTGGCCTCAACCAACGCAGCAAACGCGATGCGACCGAACTGGATGCAATGGATGGTCGTGCAGGCCTTCTTCTGCATGAACCTGGTATGCGTGATTGGGTATGCGATTGCTGCTGGCGATTTGGCCACACAGCTTGACCTCTCGCCAGAACAGTTGGGACTGATCGGTGGTGCCTACTTTGTTGCCTATTCCCTCTCCCAACTCGTCCTTGGCCTGCTGCTGACCTGCGTTCCATTGCGTCCACTGATCGGCGGCACCGCTGTCATGGCAGCGATCGGAGCCTGGGGAATGGTCACGGCCGGATCGTTCCTGTCGTTGCTGTGGGCACGTGTGCTCCTGGGTATCGGATTCGGCATGGCCTTCGTGGGCGTGGTGCATGTGATCGGGAGGATCTATCCCAAGCGCTTCCCACTGATGCTCAATATCAGCCAGAGCGCAGCCAATGGTGCCGGTGCCTTGGTTGGGTTGTTCGCCTTCTTACCCGTGGTGCACACGCCATCACGCCTGTTCAGTCTTTGCACCGCGATCCTGCTGATCCTGGCTGTGCTGATGCTTCTCCTGCTTGGAGACTTGGGGAATGGCACGAATCCCGCCCCAACACAACCACAGGGATGGCACGCGATCACGGCAGGCTTGGGCGAGTGTCTTGGCAGCCTCTCGTTCTGGGTTGGAACCCTCTATTTCCTTGGCCTGTTCTCTTGCTTCCTGGCCCTTGAGGATCTCTGGAACATTCGCTTTCAGATCAATGTCTTTGCCCTCAAGGCCGATCTTGCGGCCACGATCAATGCCATGCCTGTGATTGGCCTGGCCTTTGGTGGGGTGATCAGTGGCGTCTGGGCTGAGCGCACTGGCCTGCAGCGGCCAGCCCGATGGTTCTCCGTTCTGGCGTTGCTGATGATGATGCTTTTGATCAGTGTGCGGCTCAGCGAAGGGGTCGCCTTTGTGGTGCTGTTCTTGCTTGGCTTTGGCCTGGGAGCAGCACCCCTTGGACTTGCATTTGTGCGACAGCAGCTCTCCGAGCGCGCTGCGTTGGTGGCATCTCCGCTGCTGCTCACCGTTGTCTTCATGGGGGCTGGGGCCTTGATGGCAGGGGTGGGACAGGAGCTTGCGGATGACTCCGTGCTCTCGTTCAGCCTCTACCAAGAAGCGATGACAGCCTTCATCGTTCCAGTGGCGATTGCAGTGGGTCTTGGCTGTCGGATCCGGTCCCCATCCCATTCAGGAACAACGCCCTGA
- a CDS encoding DUF819 family protein, producing MSFLGIAGLTALGWWLSRRWLWGQRLGVTMLVLLLGVAVRNGLGWQPDARISGWISGPLTSLAIAELLLAIRLKTLLQRARPLLLLFGVVVLATVVGVVVGAVALAQPLGDQRSDLMGLYTATFSGGSLNLVAVGRILSPPDALLTLATAADQIVFTLWFALSMGLGRRNRLIASARTPQPLALSPPTTQAQPAGRDWLLALLWGLGAVGLSHGLSQGLAWIGVGVPFILVLTTVAVLAAQLPGPRTRRSCPDCGQLLIQPFFAVVGLSTPLAGVFSEGLWILVYAAIVVGMHAVVVLALARCRVPMAEVLVASQAAIGGPSTALALATSLERDDLAVPGVALGLLGYAIGTYLGVAMAAPGWF from the coding sequence TTGTCTTTCTTGGGAATCGCCGGGCTGACGGCCCTGGGTTGGTGGCTGTCGCGCCGATGGCTTTGGGGCCAGAGGCTGGGCGTCACGATGCTGGTGCTCTTGCTCGGTGTGGCGGTCCGCAATGGCCTCGGCTGGCAACCGGACGCGCGGATTTCAGGCTGGATCAGCGGGCCACTGACGTCGCTGGCCATCGCTGAGTTGTTGCTCGCCATCAGGTTGAAAACCTTGTTGCAGCGGGCCCGGCCTTTGCTGCTCCTCTTTGGCGTTGTTGTGTTGGCCACCGTGGTGGGCGTGGTGGTGGGTGCCGTTGCGCTGGCGCAACCCCTCGGCGATCAGCGTTCCGATCTCATGGGCCTTTACACCGCAACGTTTTCCGGCGGCAGCCTCAATCTTGTGGCGGTGGGACGGATTTTGTCCCCGCCGGATGCGTTGCTGACTCTGGCGACAGCCGCTGATCAGATTGTGTTCACGCTCTGGTTCGCGTTGAGCATGGGCCTTGGCCGCAGGAATCGCCTCATTGCATCAGCGCGAACGCCGCAGCCGTTGGCCCTCTCGCCGCCAACCACACAGGCCCAGCCAGCAGGGCGTGACTGGCTGTTGGCGCTGCTCTGGGGTTTGGGCGCCGTTGGGCTGAGCCATGGACTCAGCCAGGGACTGGCGTGGATCGGGGTTGGCGTGCCGTTCATCCTCGTGCTCACCACGGTGGCTGTGTTGGCAGCGCAGTTGCCAGGACCGAGGACGCGCCGATCCTGTCCAGACTGCGGCCAGCTCTTGATCCAACCGTTTTTTGCAGTGGTGGGGTTGAGCACCCCCCTGGCCGGTGTGTTCAGCGAAGGCCTCTGGATTCTTGTCTACGCCGCCATCGTGGTGGGCATGCACGCTGTGGTGGTGCTGGCGCTGGCGCGCTGCCGAGTGCCGATGGCCGAGGTGTTGGTGGCTTCCCAAGCGGCGATCGGTGGTCCGAGCACGGCCCTGGCTTTGGCCACCAGCCTCGAACGGGATGATCTCGCCGTGCCCGGGGTGGCGCTTGGGCTGCTGGGCTATGCCATCGGCACCTATCTCGGCGTGGCGATGGCGGCTCCGGGTTGGTTCTGA
- the mutT gene encoding 8-oxo-dGTP diphosphatase MutT, translating into MDPRARALLSWWQAHGRRDPEQKPWMVTADQTWPRPDEVLSPYGIWIAEVMLQQTQLQVVLPYWARWMERFPRLEDLAEAEEQAVLLSWQGLGYYSRARRLKVAAGVLVAMGAGGAEPRGWPSDLETWLALPGIGRSTAGGILSSAFNSPLAILDGNVRRVLARLQAHPTPPMRAQAQFWLWSEALIAATPGRARDCNQALMDLGATLCTPRNPSCPRCPWRDHCAAYAAGTPEAYPVTDAPRSLPFSVIGVGVVLNQAGEVLIDQRLNEGLLGGLWEFPGGKQEPGEAITDTIARELQEELAIDVAVDQELITVDHAYSHKKLRFIVHLCRWLSGEPQPLASQQVRWVKPEELGNFPFPAANARIIEALLNVLG; encoded by the coding sequence ATGGATCCACGCGCACGCGCTCTGCTCTCTTGGTGGCAGGCCCATGGCCGCCGGGATCCGGAGCAGAAACCCTGGATGGTTACTGCGGATCAAACCTGGCCACGGCCTGATGAGGTGCTGTCTCCCTATGGCATCTGGATTGCCGAGGTGATGCTGCAACAGACCCAGCTTCAGGTGGTGCTTCCTTACTGGGCACGCTGGATGGAACGCTTTCCCCGGCTCGAGGATCTGGCCGAAGCGGAGGAACAGGCTGTGCTCCTGAGCTGGCAGGGTCTGGGGTATTACTCCCGGGCGAGGCGCTTGAAGGTGGCCGCTGGAGTGTTGGTGGCGATGGGGGCGGGTGGCGCCGAACCCAGGGGTTGGCCAAGCGATCTCGAAACTTGGTTGGCCTTGCCGGGGATTGGCCGCAGCACCGCTGGAGGCATCCTCTCATCGGCCTTCAACAGTCCTTTGGCGATTCTGGATGGCAATGTGCGGCGCGTGCTCGCTCGGCTCCAGGCCCATCCCACGCCGCCGATGCGGGCTCAGGCGCAGTTCTGGCTGTGGAGCGAGGCGTTGATCGCGGCCACGCCTGGTCGAGCCCGCGACTGCAACCAGGCTCTGATGGATCTGGGGGCCACGCTTTGCACGCCCCGCAATCCCAGTTGCCCGAGGTGCCCCTGGCGTGACCACTGCGCTGCTTACGCTGCCGGCACTCCCGAGGCCTATCCCGTGACCGATGCACCCCGCAGCCTTCCGTTCTCCGTGATCGGTGTGGGTGTGGTGCTCAATCAGGCGGGCGAGGTGCTGATTGATCAGCGCCTCAACGAGGGCCTGCTCGGTGGACTCTGGGAATTCCCGGGGGGAAAGCAGGAGCCTGGCGAAGCCATCACCGACACCATTGCCCGGGAGCTCCAGGAGGAGCTGGCGATTGACGTGGCCGTGGATCAGGAACTGATCACCGTCGACCACGCCTACAGCCACAAGAAGTTGCGCTTCATCGTGCACCTCTGCCGCTGGCTGTCGGGTGAGCCCCAGCCGTTGGCCAGTCAGCAGGTGCGCTGGGTAAAGCCCGAGGAGCTCGGCAACTTTCCCTTCCCGGCGGCCAATGCCCGCATCATCGAGGCCCTGCTCAACGTTCTGGGGTGA
- a CDS encoding carbohydrate kinase, whose protein sequence is MVSSPPQVLCVGEALVDRLGPLGGDPATAMPGDCDDRLGGAPANVACALARLGTSVAFIGRLGRDAISDSFLELLRDRGVDLRGLQFDDQRPSRVVLVRRDASGERVFQGFAGDRGAGFADQFLDQAALDPHWPALAERARWLLIGTIPLASAPSAAALRSLVAQAERDDVRVALDVNWRPTFWDPGADPGAGPDAQALALMQPLVQKADLLKLAREEAEWLFHTSTPDQISAALPRRPDVVVTDGGDPVRWCIAGHCGAMAVLAPPQVVDTTGAGDAFTAGLLHQLVSLSPVEGQPQTLDAAGVQAVVRYAAACGALVCAGAGGIDPQPLPSRVLGFLEQV, encoded by the coding sequence ATGGTGAGTTCGCCTCCGCAAGTGCTTTGCGTGGGAGAAGCCTTGGTGGATCGCCTCGGCCCCCTGGGCGGGGATCCGGCCACGGCGATGCCCGGTGATTGCGACGACCGCCTTGGCGGTGCACCGGCCAACGTGGCCTGTGCGCTGGCCCGGTTGGGAACCTCCGTGGCCTTCATCGGGCGCTTGGGCCGCGATGCGATCAGCGACAGCTTTCTGGAACTACTGAGGGATCGGGGGGTGGATCTGCGTGGCCTGCAGTTCGACGATCAGCGGCCCTCACGGGTGGTGCTGGTGCGCCGCGATGCCAGTGGTGAACGGGTGTTTCAAGGTTTTGCCGGTGATCGTGGTGCCGGTTTCGCTGACCAGTTCCTGGATCAGGCTGCCTTGGATCCGCACTGGCCGGCGTTGGCGGAACGGGCGCGCTGGCTGCTGATCGGCACCATCCCGCTGGCCAGTGCTCCATCGGCGGCGGCCCTGCGCTCGCTGGTGGCGCAGGCCGAGCGCGATGACGTGCGGGTGGCTTTGGACGTGAACTGGCGCCCCACCTTTTGGGATCCAGGTGCTGATCCCGGGGCTGGACCCGATGCCCAGGCGCTCGCGCTGATGCAGCCTCTGGTGCAGAAGGCCGATCTGCTCAAGCTGGCCCGGGAAGAAGCGGAGTGGCTGTTTCACACCAGTACGCCTGATCAGATCAGTGCGGCCCTGCCCCGGCGTCCGGATGTGGTTGTGACTGATGGCGGTGACCCCGTGCGCTGGTGCATCGCTGGTCACTGCGGCGCGATGGCGGTGCTGGCCCCGCCTCAGGTGGTGGACACCACCGGCGCTGGTGATGCCTTCACCGCCGGCTTGTTGCATCAATTGGTGTCTCTGTCGCCGGTGGAAGGTCAGCCTCAGACGCTGGATGCAGCTGGGGTGCAAGCGGTGGTGCGCTATGCCGCCGCCTGCGGTGCCCTGGTCTGCGCTGGTGCCGGTGGCATTGATCCCCAGCCGCTGCCGTCCCGGGTGCTGGGGTTCCTGGAGCAGGTGTAG
- the xylB gene encoding xylulokinase produces the protein MAVLGIDLGTSATKALVVDAAGTVCAVGHGDHRPVVPRAGWSEQDPEDWWRSTLQAVAAALAEARLDPGAIDAVGLAGQMHGLVALDAQGECIRPAQLWNDGRCELQCRAVEEHLGLAHLLACTGNRMLPGFTAPKLLWMREHEPEAFARIATVLLPKDWIRFRLTGTMGTDVSDASGTAVFDCAQRRWSDALLADLKLPRSWWPEAVESAAVVGQVSAQASALIGLRPGTPVVAGAGDQAAAALGCGLVHEGSAGAVLGTSGVVAAPMQRWRSADEGRLHAFCHAAPGTWFLMGVMLSGAGSLDWFRRAITPDLSDDDAFEHIEAMAAGIAAGAEDLFFLPYLSGERTPHADASARGCFIGLDQRHDRRHFARAVLEGVTHGLSDCFGLLREAGLDPRCVHLSGGGVRSALWRQLCADLLGCPVALTATVDATAYGAALLAAVGAGAFANVGDACEAWVTVAPPLFPGPEAPRLQERHALYKQLYPALKPVFAQLSSAQP, from the coding sequence ATGGCTGTTCTGGGCATTGATCTGGGCACCAGTGCCACGAAAGCGCTGGTGGTTGATGCCGCTGGGACGGTGTGCGCTGTGGGGCATGGCGACCATCGCCCCGTGGTGCCGCGGGCGGGATGGAGCGAGCAAGACCCTGAGGATTGGTGGCGCAGCACCCTCCAGGCCGTGGCTGCGGCTCTTGCGGAGGCCCGTCTCGATCCCGGGGCGATCGATGCGGTCGGTCTCGCCGGACAGATGCACGGACTGGTGGCTCTCGATGCCCAGGGCGAGTGCATCCGACCGGCCCAACTCTGGAATGACGGGCGCTGTGAACTCCAGTGCCGCGCTGTGGAAGAGCACCTCGGACTGGCGCATCTGCTGGCCTGCACCGGCAATCGCATGCTGCCCGGGTTCACGGCCCCCAAGTTGCTCTGGATGCGCGAGCACGAGCCCGAGGCTTTCGCACGCATCGCCACGGTGCTGCTGCCCAAGGACTGGATTCGGTTTCGGCTCACCGGAACGATGGGTACTGATGTCTCCGATGCCAGTGGCACAGCTGTGTTCGATTGCGCCCAACGGCGCTGGTCGGATGCGCTGCTCGCCGACCTCAAACTGCCGAGATCCTGGTGGCCTGAGGCCGTGGAGAGTGCGGCGGTGGTGGGCCAGGTGTCAGCGCAGGCCTCAGCGCTGATCGGCCTTCGGCCGGGCACCCCCGTGGTGGCGGGTGCGGGGGATCAGGCGGCGGCGGCTCTCGGCTGTGGGTTGGTGCATGAGGGCTCGGCTGGTGCTGTGCTGGGAACCAGTGGTGTGGTGGCTGCACCGATGCAACGCTGGCGCAGTGCAGACGAGGGGCGGCTCCACGCTTTCTGCCATGCAGCCCCCGGCACCTGGTTCCTGATGGGGGTGATGCTCAGCGGTGCGGGCAGCCTCGATTGGTTCCGGCGCGCGATCACGCCAGACCTCAGTGATGACGATGCGTTTGAGCACATTGAGGCCATGGCGGCCGGCATTGCAGCCGGTGCCGAGGATCTGTTTTTCCTGCCCTATCTCTCCGGTGAGCGCACCCCCCATGCCGATGCCAGTGCCAGGGGGTGTTTCATCGGCCTGGATCAGCGCCATGACCGTCGTCATTTCGCCCGGGCTGTGCTGGAGGGGGTGACCCACGGGTTGAGCGATTGCTTTGGTCTTCTGCGGGAGGCCGGTCTGGATCCCCGCTGCGTGCATTTGTCTGGAGGAGGCGTGCGCAGCGCGCTCTGGCGCCAGCTCTGCGCCGATCTCTTGGGCTGCCCGGTGGCGCTCACCGCCACGGTGGATGCCACGGCCTACGGCGCGGCCCTGCTGGCCGCGGTGGGTGCAGGCGCGTTCGCCAACGTGGGCGACGCTTGTGAAGCCTGGGTGACGGTTGCTCCGCCGTTGTTCCCAGGACCTGAGGCACCGCGCCTGCAGGAACGTCATGCTCTTTACAAACAGCTGTACCCCGCGCTCAAGCCCGTGTTCGCGCAGCTCAGCAGCGCTCAACCGTGA
- a CDS encoding carbohydrate kinase family protein: MDCLCLGLLCADLVCHPVPSLPEQGQLMETERMELSLGGCAANTAFDLARLGVSTGISGCVGDDVLADFIVATLDAAGVDTRGVVRSAAVATASTAVINVRDQDRRFISYAGANTAMTAAAIPEGLLESASVLYIGGFLMLDGLESDAMLQRLTQAREAGTRILLDLVQVDDADAMERLQRVLPYTDVFLPNNDEAALLTGFSDPWEQAEAFRAAGARTVVITEGERGAHLMNEQFKLRVGAYDTDYQGGTGAGDAFDAGFIAALLQGHDLPTCLRWGSALGASCVRSTSATGSVFNREEALQFMERHAITVERC; encoded by the coding sequence GTGGACTGCCTCTGCCTCGGCTTGCTGTGCGCTGATCTGGTATGCCATCCGGTGCCTTCGCTGCCGGAGCAAGGGCAGCTGATGGAAACCGAACGCATGGAGCTCAGCCTGGGGGGCTGCGCCGCCAACACCGCCTTCGATCTGGCCAGGCTGGGCGTGAGCACCGGGATCAGCGGTTGCGTTGGCGACGACGTGCTGGCCGACTTCATCGTTGCAACCCTGGATGCTGCGGGGGTGGACACCCGCGGGGTGGTGCGCTCGGCGGCCGTGGCCACGGCCTCCACCGCGGTGATCAACGTGCGCGATCAGGACCGGCGCTTCATTTCCTATGCCGGAGCTAACACGGCCATGACCGCGGCGGCGATTCCAGAGGGGCTGCTGGAGTCGGCCAGCGTTCTTTACATCGGCGGTTTTCTGATGCTGGACGGCCTCGAGAGCGACGCCATGCTCCAGCGCCTGACGCAGGCCAGGGAGGCCGGCACCCGCATCCTTCTTGATCTGGTGCAGGTGGACGATGCCGATGCCATGGAGCGCCTGCAACGGGTGCTTCCTTACACCGATGTTTTTCTCCCCAACAACGACGAAGCTGCTTTGCTCACTGGCTTCAGCGATCCCTGGGAGCAAGCCGAAGCCTTCCGCGCCGCGGGCGCCCGCACCGTGGTGATCACCGAAGGGGAACGGGGGGCTCATCTGATGAACGAGCAGTTCAAACTGCGCGTCGGCGCTTACGACACCGACTACCAAGGCGGCACCGGCGCCGGCGATGCCTTTGATGCAGGCTTCATCGCCGCACTGCTCCAGGGGCATGACCTGCCCACCTGCCTGCGCTGGGGCAGCGCCCTCGGCGCCAGCTGCGTGCGCAGCACATCGGCCACCGGCAGCGTGTTCAACCGGGAGGAGGCCCTCCAGTTCATGGAACGCCACGCGATCACGGTTGAGCGCTGCTGA
- the tsaE gene encoding tRNA (adenosine(37)-N6)-threonylcarbamoyltransferase complex ATPase subunit type 1 TsaE, translated as MAQSTDRTWTLKDLEATRALGQWLAGEEKRPALLLLKGELGAGKTSLVQGIAVALGIEEPITSPTFALSQHYPQGQPPLVHLDLYRLELAAAADDLFLQEEEEARSLGALLVVEWPERLSLALPEAWTLKLAHRPEGGREAALTGPNLPPAPAGVEMSRSDVP; from the coding sequence GTGGCGCAATCTACCGATCGGACCTGGACCCTGAAGGATCTCGAGGCGACGCGCGCCCTCGGGCAGTGGCTGGCAGGTGAGGAGAAACGGCCCGCACTACTGCTGTTGAAAGGAGAGCTCGGAGCCGGCAAAACCTCGCTGGTGCAGGGCATCGCCGTGGCCCTCGGCATTGAAGAACCGATTACCAGCCCCACCTTTGCCCTCTCGCAGCATTACCCCCAGGGGCAGCCACCGCTGGTGCATCTCGATCTCTACCGGCTGGAGCTTGCCGCCGCGGCCGACGACCTCTTTCTTCAGGAAGAAGAAGAAGCCCGGAGCCTCGGTGCGCTGCTGGTGGTGGAGTGGCCCGAACGCCTCAGCCTGGCGTTACCGGAAGCCTGGACCCTGAAACTGGCGCATCGGCCGGAGGGTGGACGCGAGGCAGCACTGACAGGACCGAACCTGCCTCCAGCGCCAGCAGGAGTGGAGATGTCAAGATCCGACGTGCCGTGA